The Spirosoma radiotolerans genome has a window encoding:
- a CDS encoding efflux RND transporter periplasmic adaptor subunit, whose translation MDKELAPEIANRSRNRSLLIGVVVVIVLAIAITWLRDAVKTSVEGGKIRTATAEIGPVENSLNATGEVIPAYEQIITSPIRASIRRVLLTPGTAVKPGQAILDLDKSLTEIELEKLNDQLALKRNGIDQLRMKLNKSLYDAEVNDQIKLLNINRLRAELEGSMRLKKVGGSTGEDVTRAENALRVAELEKKQLENDLAYNRQSMGASLRETTLQAQIEEKNLKELTHKLKQADIIADRPGVLTWVNENIGSAVNEGEMLAKLADLASFRVEGSCSDVYADQVKVGLPVIVKVNETNLRGLITQVKPAIKNGIVQFVIQLDNNHHASLRPDMKVEVFVITDRVARAVRVANGPAFKGKRKQFIYVLPKGSTVARRREVALGLSNFDYVEIKSGLQAGEQVILTDLSDYEHLEEITIEPKR comes from the coding sequence ATGGATAAAGAACTTGCCCCGGAGATAGCCAACCGTAGTCGCAACCGAAGCCTGCTGATTGGGGTGGTGGTTGTAATTGTTCTGGCGATTGCCATCACCTGGCTGCGGGATGCCGTGAAGACGTCAGTCGAAGGGGGAAAAATTCGCACGGCAACCGCCGAAATTGGCCCTGTCGAAAATTCGCTGAACGCAACCGGAGAGGTGATACCGGCTTACGAGCAGATTATCACTAGCCCCATTCGGGCCAGCATCCGTCGGGTGTTGCTTACACCCGGCACAGCCGTAAAACCGGGTCAGGCGATTCTGGATCTCGATAAATCACTGACCGAAATTGAGCTGGAAAAGCTAAATGACCAGCTCGCTCTGAAACGAAACGGCATCGATCAGCTGCGCATGAAACTGAATAAAAGCCTGTATGATGCCGAAGTAAATGACCAGATCAAGCTGCTTAACATCAACCGCTTACGGGCCGAATTGGAAGGGTCGATGCGCTTAAAGAAAGTAGGCGGGAGCACGGGCGAAGATGTGACGCGGGCTGAAAATGCACTTCGTGTCGCGGAGTTGGAGAAAAAGCAGTTGGAAAACGACCTCGCTTACAACCGTCAGTCGATGGGGGCCAGCTTACGTGAAACAACGTTACAGGCTCAGATTGAAGAAAAAAACCTGAAAGAGTTAACCCATAAACTAAAACAGGCCGACATAATAGCCGACCGGCCGGGTGTGCTGACCTGGGTCAATGAAAACATTGGCTCAGCCGTCAACGAAGGGGAAATGCTGGCTAAGCTGGCCGATCTGGCTAGTTTTCGGGTCGAGGGGTCCTGCTCCGATGTGTATGCCGATCAGGTGAAAGTGGGCCTGCCCGTTATCGTCAAAGTAAACGAAACCAATTTACGTGGGCTTATTACCCAGGTCAAACCGGCCATCAAGAACGGTATCGTTCAGTTTGTGATTCAACTGGACAATAACCACCATGCGTCTCTACGGCCAGACATGAAGGTGGAAGTATTCGTCATCACCGACCGGGTCGCAAGGGCCGTGCGCGTTGCCAATGGGCCAGCGTTTAAAGGCAAACGGAAACAGTTTATCTATGTATTGCCAAAGGGAAGTACGGTGGCCCGTCGGCGGGAAGTAGCTCTCGGCTTGTCAAACTTCGATTATGTTGAAATAAAGTCGGGCCTTCAGGCGGGCGAACAGGTTATTCTGACCGATCTGAGTGATTATGAGCATCTGGAAGAAATCACTATTGAACCGAAACGTTAA
- a CDS encoding GH92 family glycosyl hydrolase has protein sequence MMKLLFTILFQSLFLLSYAQQNLVPYVHPLIGTEKMGHTYPGATVPFGSVQLSPDTDTLSYELNGKYNGEVYKYCAGYKYEDKTIVGFSHTHFSGTGHSDLGDFLIMPTQGALQLNPGVSSNPKTGYRSAFSHTNEVAEAGYYKVKLDDDGILAEMTASNRVGFHQYTFPKSDQSHIILDLTHGIYNYDDKVVWTFVRVVNDTLITGFRQTNGWARTRTVYFALSFSKPFKAYGQKNLDKAQVYRGFWRKFDQTKNFPEIAGKRIRMYFDFDTEAGEKVKLKMALSPVSQENALANMQAEVPHWDFDQTKAKAQADWNRELNKIQIDASENNKVNFYTALYHSFINPTTYMDVNGQYKGLDQNVHSATGFTNYTTFSLWDTYRALHPFFNLIQPGRNNDMVQSMLNHYDQSTLKMLPVWSHYANENWCMSGYHSVSVLADAVIKGVFKGDAQKALDACIATSNHRPYEGIGAYIDKGYVPSASNGTSVSNTLEYAYDDWCIAQLAKKLNRPDVYDTYLKRSQNWQNVFDKSIGFMRPRLADGSFKKEFDVYKTDGQGFIEGNSWNFSFFVPQDPAALIQYMGGPKAFAARLDTLFSMHLPDEFFAETEDITREGIIGGYIHGNEPAHHIAYLYNWTSQPWKTQERVRMILNMQYKPTADGLGGNDDCGQMSAWYMFSSMGFYPVAPGSEDYSLGSPSVKNARLTLENGKTFTIEAINQGDKNMYVQKVLLNGKILTQPVITHSDILKGGTLTFYMSAKPTKK, from the coding sequence ATGATGAAATTACTTTTTACAATCCTTTTTCAATCTCTTTTTCTCCTATCCTACGCCCAACAGAATCTCGTCCCCTATGTACACCCGCTCATCGGCACCGAAAAAATGGGGCATACGTATCCGGGAGCCACAGTGCCGTTCGGGTCTGTCCAGTTAAGCCCCGATACGGATACGTTGTCGTATGAACTTAATGGCAAGTACAATGGGGAAGTCTATAAATACTGTGCAGGCTATAAATACGAAGACAAAACAATAGTTGGGTTTAGCCACACTCACTTTAGCGGCACGGGCCATTCTGATCTCGGCGATTTCCTGATTATGCCGACGCAGGGGGCTTTACAACTCAATCCGGGCGTGTCGTCGAATCCAAAAACGGGGTATCGGTCAGCGTTTTCGCACACCAATGAAGTGGCAGAAGCGGGGTATTACAAAGTCAAACTCGACGATGATGGGATTCTGGCCGAAATGACGGCCTCCAATCGGGTGGGTTTTCACCAGTACACGTTTCCCAAATCGGACCAGTCGCACATCATTCTGGATTTGACCCACGGCATTTATAATTACGACGATAAGGTTGTCTGGACCTTCGTTCGGGTCGTTAACGATACCTTGATCACCGGGTTCCGGCAAACCAACGGCTGGGCCCGCACCCGAACGGTGTATTTTGCCCTGTCGTTCTCCAAGCCGTTTAAAGCCTATGGCCAGAAAAATCTGGATAAAGCGCAGGTTTACAGAGGATTCTGGCGAAAGTTTGATCAAACCAAAAACTTCCCGGAGATAGCGGGCAAGCGCATCCGGATGTATTTCGATTTCGATACGGAAGCGGGTGAAAAAGTGAAACTGAAAATGGCTTTATCGCCCGTGAGTCAGGAGAATGCGCTGGCCAACATGCAAGCCGAAGTTCCGCACTGGGATTTTGACCAGACTAAAGCCAAAGCACAGGCCGACTGGAACCGGGAATTAAATAAGATCCAGATCGACGCATCCGAAAACAACAAAGTTAACTTCTACACGGCATTGTACCATTCATTTATTAACCCAACAACGTACATGGACGTCAACGGCCAGTACAAGGGGCTGGATCAGAATGTACATTCAGCCACTGGCTTCACAAATTACACGACCTTTTCACTCTGGGACACTTACCGGGCTCTCCACCCGTTTTTCAACCTGATTCAGCCCGGCCGCAACAACGATATGGTACAATCCATGCTGAATCATTATGATCAAAGTACCCTGAAGATGCTGCCCGTCTGGTCGCACTATGCCAATGAGAACTGGTGCATGAGCGGTTACCATAGTGTGTCGGTGTTGGCCGATGCGGTGATAAAAGGCGTATTCAAAGGCGATGCCCAGAAAGCGCTGGATGCCTGCATTGCCACATCCAACCACCGCCCTTATGAGGGCATTGGGGCGTACATCGATAAGGGCTATGTGCCTTCGGCCAGCAACGGCACGTCGGTGTCGAACACGCTGGAATACGCCTATGACGACTGGTGTATTGCCCAACTGGCGAAGAAGCTGAATCGACCTGATGTATACGACACTTACTTAAAGCGGTCTCAAAACTGGCAGAATGTCTTCGATAAGTCCATTGGCTTTATGCGTCCCCGCCTGGCGGATGGGTCCTTTAAGAAAGAATTCGACGTTTATAAAACGGATGGCCAGGGCTTCATTGAAGGTAACTCGTGGAATTTCAGCTTTTTCGTTCCTCAAGATCCGGCAGCTCTTATTCAATACATGGGCGGCCCCAAGGCGTTTGCCGCTCGACTCGATACGCTCTTTTCGATGCACTTGCCCGATGAATTTTTTGCCGAAACGGAAGACATTACCCGCGAAGGAATTATTGGCGGATACATTCACGGCAACGAACCGGCGCACCATATTGCCTATCTTTACAACTGGACCAGCCAGCCCTGGAAGACACAGGAGCGTGTGCGCATGATTCTCAACATGCAATACAAACCGACAGCCGACGGATTAGGTGGCAACGACGATTGTGGCCAGATGAGCGCCTGGTATATGTTCTCGTCCATGGGTTTTTACCCGGTTGCACCGGGATCGGAAGACTATTCACTGGGAAGCCCCTCGGTTAAAAACGCCCGGCTTACCCTTGAAAACGGCAAAACGTTTACCATCGAAGCTATTAATCAGGGCGACAAAAATATGTATGTGCAGAAAGTATTGCTGAATGGTAAGATACTGACCCAGCCCGTCATTACCCATTCGGACATTCTCAAGGGCGGCACCCTAACGTTTTACATGAGCGCCAAACCGACGAAAAAATAA
- a CDS encoding DUF4421 family protein: MKKFTVLGMGTVRANRWIICVMLMLFPLISNGQGFGFLGIPLDTLLKTRTPRVDRAYITTYYRQLHLYALSDRQGYNMRVVGNAYSLQYKPNLPWALGLGVNYKWIGTELTIKLPFFGYTPERRGKTKPFGVTINLNNRRFWFSTQYQFYRGFYLSNPDVLQPNWFEHSTAYPYRNDIRSQTVTSRLLYQFNPLRLSIPATLLQREEQRRNARSWNLGGSFSYQYIRADSSLVPSGLVADFRPESRLLSLQSLSLGIDVGYTQTVIFHKRYFMSFTVRPGLTVLHQQTKTELNESASQLQAGWQGTASVTLGYSSASYYGGIYGSTTKVNRTFSKGLINTDADYIKLVFGKRIRYRPKGIIKQVPGL, from the coding sequence ATGAAGAAATTTACTGTTTTAGGAATGGGAACGGTACGGGCCAACAGGTGGATTATCTGTGTGATGCTTATGCTGTTTCCCCTGATCAGCAACGGCCAGGGCTTTGGGTTTCTGGGTATTCCGCTGGATACGCTCCTAAAAACCAGAACGCCCCGAGTTGATCGGGCGTATATAACAACCTACTACCGACAGTTGCATCTGTACGCGCTCAGTGATCGACAGGGTTATAACATGCGGGTCGTAGGCAATGCCTATTCGCTACAGTATAAGCCAAATCTGCCCTGGGCGCTGGGGCTTGGTGTTAACTACAAATGGATCGGGACCGAACTAACCATCAAGCTGCCCTTTTTTGGGTACACCCCAGAGCGACGCGGGAAAACAAAGCCATTTGGGGTGACGATCAACCTAAACAACCGCCGGTTCTGGTTTTCAACGCAATATCAGTTTTATCGGGGATTTTACCTCAGCAACCCCGATGTTCTGCAGCCGAATTGGTTCGAACATTCGACGGCCTATCCGTACCGGAATGATATCCGTAGTCAGACCGTGACGAGTCGGTTACTGTACCAGTTTAACCCTCTGCGGCTTTCTATTCCGGCTACGTTGCTACAGCGGGAAGAGCAGCGCAGGAACGCCCGCTCTTGGAATCTTGGCGGGTCGTTCTCTTACCAGTATATTCGGGCCGATTCGTCGCTGGTTCCCTCTGGATTAGTGGCTGATTTTCGTCCTGAATCCCGTTTGCTAAGCCTGCAATCGCTGTCGTTGGGCATTGACGTTGGCTACACGCAGACGGTTATTTTTCATAAGCGCTACTTTATGAGTTTTACAGTACGGCCCGGCCTAACGGTTCTACACCAACAGACGAAGACGGAGTTGAACGAGTCAGCCAGCCAGCTACAGGCTGGCTGGCAGGGAACGGCATCCGTAACGCTTGGCTACAGCTCGGCTAGTTATTACGGAGGCATATATGGATCGACTACCAAAGTAAATCGCACTTTTTCCAAGGGCTTGATCAATACTGATGCGGACTATATTAAACTGGTATTCGGCAAGCGGATTCGCTACCGGCCCAAAGGAATCATCAAACAGGTGCCTGGCTTATAG
- a CDS encoding NADPH:quinone oxidoreductase family protein, which yields MKAILCKAFGLPDTLTLEDIASPVPGPGEVLTQVKACSLNFPDTLTIRNMYQFKPALPFSPGSESSGIVTAVGAGVTHVKPGDRVFTFGSHGGLAEERISDARATIRLPDGMDFITGASTMYAYGTSYHALKDRGQLTANSGSEPETLLVLGAAGGVGLAAVELGKLMGATVIAAASTAEKLAVCQQKGATHLINYTTEDLRERLKEITQGKGVDVIYDPVGDQWAEPAIRSLAWRGRYLVVGFAGGEIPKIPLNLALLKGSSIVGVFWGAFTQKEADLSQKNMQQIATWAMQGKISPYISKHYSLAEAPQALTDMMERRVVGKAVVVL from the coding sequence ATGAAAGCCATTCTCTGCAAAGCCTTCGGGCTCCCCGACACCCTTACGCTCGAAGACATAGCGTCGCCTGTGCCGGGACCCGGCGAGGTGCTGACCCAGGTAAAAGCCTGTAGTCTGAATTTCCCGGATACACTCACCATCCGGAATATGTACCAGTTCAAACCGGCGTTGCCGTTTTCGCCGGGGAGCGAGTCGTCCGGAATTGTGACAGCCGTCGGAGCGGGCGTGACGCATGTTAAACCCGGTGACCGTGTTTTTACGTTCGGGTCGCATGGCGGACTGGCCGAAGAACGGATTTCGGACGCCCGCGCCACCATACGGCTACCCGACGGCATGGACTTTATAACCGGCGCATCGACGATGTATGCGTATGGGACGTCCTATCACGCGCTGAAAGATCGGGGGCAACTCACTGCCAATTCTGGCAGTGAACCGGAAACCCTGCTGGTACTGGGTGCTGCCGGTGGCGTAGGACTGGCTGCCGTCGAGTTGGGTAAACTAATGGGCGCTACCGTAATCGCAGCCGCATCGACTGCCGAAAAACTGGCGGTTTGCCAACAGAAAGGGGCCACGCATCTAATCAATTACACAACGGAGGATCTACGCGAACGGCTTAAAGAGATCACGCAGGGCAAGGGCGTCGATGTGATCTATGATCCCGTCGGCGATCAATGGGCGGAACCCGCCATTCGGTCGCTGGCCTGGCGAGGGCGGTATCTGGTGGTAGGCTTTGCAGGTGGCGAAATTCCTAAAATTCCCCTCAATCTGGCCTTGCTCAAAGGCAGCTCCATCGTGGGGGTGTTCTGGGGAGCGTTCACGCAGAAAGAAGCCGACCTGAGCCAAAAGAACATGCAGCAAATCGCTACCTGGGCGATGCAGGGTAAGATTTCGCCCTACATTTCCAAACACTATTCATTAGCCGAAGCCCCACAGGCGCTGACCGATATGATGGAACGTCGGGTGGTGGGCAAGGCAGTTGTGGTATTGTAG
- a CDS encoding alpha/beta fold hydrolase, protein MIKHLFANVVLFLATANVVPAQSSIPYGHNPETGHYYNVGDAKIYYELYGQGKPVVLLHGGLFGYIDEYEFLIPKLAQTHQVIAIGTRGHGKSEIGTRPFSYQQLADDAYQVVRHLTKDSVLVLGFSDGGITGYNLTATHPELVRKLITIGAPRRPTDRLLSVEKEGKMTAERLDTLAPDFVKTRKLLMPDPNRWTEFLDKLDILWNQPSFIPDEAIRQIQCPTLLMAGDKDPYFKTDKVLETARLLPHGTLSIIPGCGHVVLYCNFPAVWESISPFIK, encoded by the coding sequence ATGATTAAGCATTTGTTCGCCAATGTGGTTTTGTTCCTCGCCACCGCCAACGTCGTTCCAGCACAGAGCAGTATTCCCTATGGCCACAATCCAGAGACGGGCCATTACTACAATGTCGGTGACGCTAAAATCTACTATGAGCTTTACGGGCAGGGTAAACCCGTTGTGCTGCTTCATGGTGGCTTGTTTGGCTACATCGATGAGTACGAATTCCTGATACCAAAACTGGCTCAGACCCATCAGGTCATTGCTATCGGAACGCGTGGTCACGGAAAATCGGAGATTGGAACCAGGCCTTTTTCGTATCAGCAGCTAGCCGACGATGCCTATCAGGTTGTCAGGCATTTGACGAAAGATAGTGTCCTTGTGCTTGGCTTCAGCGACGGCGGTATCACAGGGTATAACCTTACAGCCACACACCCCGAACTGGTCCGAAAGCTGATTACCATCGGTGCGCCCAGACGTCCGACAGACCGTCTGTTGTCGGTTGAAAAAGAGGGGAAAATGACGGCCGAACGACTCGATACACTAGCGCCCGATTTTGTAAAAACCAGAAAGCTACTCATGCCTGATCCGAATCGATGGACTGAATTTCTGGACAAACTTGACATCCTGTGGAATCAGCCCAGTTTCATTCCCGACGAGGCCATTCGCCAAATTCAATGCCCGACTTTACTCATGGCGGGTGATAAAGATCCTTACTTTAAGACCGACAAGGTACTCGAAACAGCTCGTTTACTGCCACATGGCACGCTTTCAATCATCCCAGGCTGTGGCCATGTGGTGCTTTACTGCAACTTCCCTGCTGTCTGGGAATCAATTTCTCCATTTATCAAGTAA
- a CDS encoding winged helix-turn-helix domain-containing protein encodes MRVYSGLPTVFRLLIVSGIILMISLLFARFVGPSSNANQPYTPEKVNLALRRTLHHLLRAAGDSTSRIPAVQQLDSKTYRVQIDHAFDYGRLPALLQESFRLHKVAGEYTVAVLDCANGKVQVGYSVKDILDHKSVPCVGRSITSGCYLLQVTFDEATEPAQPVPFWPVLSIGGMIVSLLVAGWHRKERTSQLTEPAPSSTVPTSLLQFGRSSLDVNNQILTTDTCQHNLTYRETKLLRLLVNHPNQVLERDLILKLVWEDEGIIVGRSVDVFISRLRKLLQSDSTIRIAAVHGVGYRLEVQEVVRN; translated from the coding sequence ATGCGGGTTTATTCGGGCTTACCGACGGTATTTCGTCTGCTGATTGTCAGTGGGATTATCCTGATGATAAGCCTGTTGTTTGCCCGATTTGTGGGACCGTCGTCCAATGCGAACCAGCCGTACACACCTGAAAAAGTCAACCTGGCCCTCCGACGAACGCTTCACCACCTGTTGCGTGCGGCTGGCGATTCAACATCCCGAATTCCAGCCGTACAGCAACTCGATTCAAAAACCTATCGTGTCCAGATAGATCATGCCTTCGATTATGGCAGGCTTCCGGCTCTCCTTCAGGAATCCTTCCGGCTCCATAAGGTTGCGGGTGAGTATACGGTTGCCGTACTGGATTGTGCCAATGGTAAAGTACAAGTAGGGTATTCCGTGAAGGATATACTGGACCACAAGTCGGTGCCGTGCGTAGGTCGATCCATAACGTCTGGTTGTTACCTGCTACAAGTCACCTTCGACGAAGCTACCGAACCCGCTCAGCCGGTTCCATTCTGGCCAGTGCTTTCCATTGGCGGGATGATCGTGAGTTTACTCGTCGCGGGCTGGCACCGAAAAGAGCGAACGAGTCAGTTGACTGAACCAGCTCCTTCGTCAACGGTTCCAACATCGTTACTCCAGTTCGGACGTTCCAGTCTCGATGTGAACAACCAAATACTCACCACCGATACCTGCCAGCACAACTTAACCTATCGGGAGACCAAGCTGCTGCGTTTGCTGGTAAATCATCCCAATCAGGTACTGGAGCGCGATCTGATTTTGAAGCTGGTCTGGGAAGATGAGGGCATTATCGTGGGCAGAAGTGTGGATGTGTTTATATCGCGATTACGGAAGCTTCTGCAAAGTGATTCCACCATCAGAATTGCGGCTGTACATGGAGTTGGCTATCGGCTGGAGGTGCAGGAAGTTGTCAGAAATTGA
- a CDS encoding ABC transporter permease, translating to MNRDPSPHNHSGPPEWLDKLLSNLLAPHCREEVLGDLHERYALRVRRLGERKARGTYWREVLSYMRPSIIKRKPSPFPTPTTTDMLRNYLKIAFRNLIRAKGYTSINIAGLAVGMASSALICLWIQSELNYDRFYKKTDRLFQVCNRDVFSGNAQVWNTTPEPLAPALKQNYPDIEAASRYRPTTYLLTTKDKNLNIDGAFVDPAFLDLFDFPLSSGNRETSLSGKNKIVITKSLAEKLFGTTDALGKIIQLDHKDSFSVTGVLDNLPDNTRFNGIAYLLPWTYFVTPSWDSGGWASNNNYTYVLLKDKVNAAVVNEKIKRVTAVHLKGILDDVSNRQIFLHPASQWHLYSKQENGQLTEGKIVTVRLFGIIAALILLIAAVNFVNLSTARSEKRAKEVGVRKVAGAQKTSLVFQFISESVMLTFFAGMLALLLIVLYMPAFNKLTDKQLSLSLGSVEFWLVALGFTLFTGLLAGSYPAFFLANFQPVKVIKGIHRPVNAVFSPRRGLVIAQFTFAIVLIIATLVIKQQVNHAQNRVSGYDQNNLMFSYLSGDLQKHYGSLQQELIHSGAAVSVSKSLGPITMINSRQWGLSWPGSTKADKDVEFDRFGADVNFLKTTGTKLLAGREIDVREYPTDSTAVVLNETAVKTMHLKKPIGTSIAFDNQNWHVVGVVKDFIFASPYEAINPVIIHGPKGSVALAWTSIRLNPNNPAIKNLELVETIFKKYNPGYPFEYTFADESYKAKFSDDQRTGSLTELFTGLTIFISCLGLFGLAAYTAQQRTKEIGIRKVLGATVTSIVQLLTRDFIKLMGIAFVIGAPIGWYTMEKWLQDYDYRIAIGAGVFILTLLSSILIVVITVSFQAIKAALLDPVKSLRTE from the coding sequence ATGAACCGCGATCCGTCACCTCATAACCACAGTGGCCCACCTGAATGGCTCGACAAACTGCTCAGCAACCTGCTGGCTCCGCACTGTCGGGAGGAAGTGCTGGGGGACCTACATGAGCGTTATGCCCTGCGGGTCAGGCGGTTGGGCGAACGCAAAGCGCGTGGTACCTACTGGCGCGAGGTGCTCTCATATATGCGGCCCTCTATCATCAAACGTAAACCATCCCCGTTTCCTACCCCAACAACGACTGACATGCTACGGAATTATCTGAAAATCGCCTTTCGAAATCTGATAAGGGCTAAAGGTTATACGTCTATTAATATTGCCGGGCTCGCCGTCGGGATGGCATCTTCTGCGCTCATTTGTTTATGGATACAAAGTGAGTTGAATTATGACCGCTTTTATAAGAAAACAGACCGGCTTTTTCAAGTCTGTAATCGGGATGTATTTAGCGGAAATGCGCAGGTCTGGAACACTACACCCGAACCGTTGGCTCCCGCGCTAAAACAGAATTATCCTGATATTGAGGCTGCCTCCAGGTATCGGCCTACGACGTATCTTTTGACCACAAAAGACAAAAATCTGAATATCGACGGTGCATTTGTAGATCCTGCTTTCCTCGATTTGTTTGACTTTCCGTTAAGCTCGGGTAACCGAGAAACGTCCCTTTCAGGAAAGAACAAAATCGTTATCACAAAATCCTTGGCAGAGAAACTGTTTGGGACCACCGATGCCCTGGGAAAAATTATTCAGCTCGACCATAAGGACAGTTTTTCGGTGACAGGCGTGCTGGACAATTTGCCTGACAACACTCGGTTTAACGGTATAGCTTACCTATTACCCTGGACGTACTTTGTGACGCCCAGTTGGGATTCCGGTGGATGGGCTTCGAATAATAATTATACCTATGTGCTTTTGAAAGACAAGGTTAATGCTGCGGTTGTCAATGAGAAAATCAAACGAGTTACGGCCGTACACCTCAAGGGTATACTCGATGACGTATCAAATCGGCAGATTTTTCTTCATCCGGCCAGCCAATGGCATTTGTACTCAAAACAGGAAAATGGCCAGTTGACCGAAGGGAAAATTGTTACCGTTCGCTTATTCGGTATTATTGCGGCCCTTATCCTGCTGATTGCGGCTGTCAATTTTGTGAATTTAAGTACGGCTAGGAGTGAAAAGCGAGCCAAAGAAGTTGGCGTTAGAAAAGTAGCTGGCGCCCAAAAAACTTCGCTTGTTTTTCAATTTATCAGTGAGTCAGTAATGCTTACTTTTTTTGCTGGAATGCTGGCCCTGCTACTAATTGTGCTGTATATGCCGGCCTTCAATAAGCTAACTGACAAGCAGTTATCCTTGTCGCTCGGCTCTGTTGAGTTTTGGCTTGTTGCCCTCGGTTTTACTCTATTTACGGGTTTGCTGGCTGGAAGTTACCCTGCATTTTTTCTCGCTAATTTCCAGCCAGTGAAGGTTATTAAAGGGATTCATCGGCCAGTAAATGCCGTTTTCTCGCCAAGACGAGGGTTAGTCATCGCACAGTTTACCTTCGCTATTGTTCTGATTATAGCCACATTAGTGATTAAGCAGCAAGTCAATCACGCTCAAAACCGAGTAAGCGGATACGATCAAAATAATCTCATGTTTTCGTATCTCTCAGGTGATTTGCAAAAGCACTATGGTTCTCTGCAACAGGAGTTGATCCATAGTGGAGCCGCCGTCTCGGTCAGCAAATCACTCGGTCCTATTACGATGATCAATTCTCGTCAGTGGGGCCTTTCCTGGCCCGGTAGCACAAAAGCCGACAAAGACGTTGAGTTCGATCGATTTGGTGCTGATGTCAATTTTCTGAAAACGACAGGAACGAAACTACTTGCAGGCAGGGAGATTGACGTCCGGGAGTATCCAACGGATTCAACCGCCGTTGTGCTAAACGAAACGGCGGTGAAAACGATGCATTTGAAAAAACCGATTGGAACCTCAATTGCTTTCGATAACCAAAATTGGCACGTAGTGGGTGTTGTGAAAGATTTCATTTTTGCTTCACCCTATGAAGCTATTAATCCGGTCATCATTCATGGGCCTAAGGGATCCGTGGCACTGGCATGGACGAGTATCCGGTTAAATCCAAACAACCCAGCAATCAAAAATCTGGAACTTGTAGAAACGATCTTTAAAAAATATAATCCGGGCTATCCGTTCGAATACACATTTGCCGACGAATCGTACAAAGCCAAGTTTTCCGACGACCAACGTACGGGTTCGCTAACGGAACTATTCACAGGACTGACCATATTTATTTCCTGCCTGGGTCTATTCGGATTAGCCGCTTACACCGCCCAGCAACGAACTAAAGAAATTGGCATCCGGAAAGTATTGGGAGCCACCGTAACCAGCATCGTTCAACTGTTGACCAGGGATTTTATAAAGCTCATGGGCATCGCCTTTGTCATTGGTGCGCCAATTGGTTGGTATACTATGGAAAAATGGTTGCAGGATTATGACTACCGGATAGCCATTGGAGCGGGCGTCTTTATCCTAACTTTATTGTCATCTATCCTGATTGTGGTTATCACCGTCAGTTTCCAGGCAATCAAAGCGGCCTTATTAGATCCGGTGAAAAGCTTGCGGACTGAGTAA